In Juglans regia cultivar Chandler chromosome 13, Walnut 2.0, whole genome shotgun sequence, the DNA window ACTCACATAGGTTAGTAACAGAGCTAAATTATAAATCGTTTGTGGCTGCAATGCGAAAAAAATTGAGACGGGCTTCCACCTTTCTGTGAAACAGATCAAGAAAGAAGATGCAAAcaccaaaagaagaagaattgagCGGAGAGGCGCCATTGACGAGGGAGAATATGATACGTAAAACCCAATAAAAGATCGCAGATTAAACTTCAATATAGCTTTTTCTCCCTACGCGAACTTGAAGAATACCAGCTTTTGAAGGTTTATGCTTTTAGCCACCCGAATTGAGTGGTATCTCTGCGATGTGAAAAATGCTCTCTCACAATTATACAAGGGTAAAATAGCTCTAATTGTTCACGcacatatatattaacaaaaacTCTACATACAACCTGCTTTTGGACCCGGCGCGGAACCGGCGCCAGCGTGGCAAAACGAAAATGCAACGTTTTGGTTGAGTGAGTGAGTTCGGCACTTCTTTCGCTATCCCGCGTTCCCCCCCTTCCCCCTTTCCAGAATCCCACTTTCCCTCTCCTTGCGTCTCTCCCTCTTCGATTGTACATTTCCCCCCCTTCCCCCCTGACCCCTTCGATCCTAACCCTAACCCCTCATAGATTTCCTTTCCCCTTCGATTCCTTTCCCCTTTCCCCTCATAGATTTCCTTCGATTCACCCATTCCATCGAAATCGACCCACGAAACCGTGGTTTTGTTGAGGATTTCACCTTCGTTCGTGCgtgtaaccctaaccctaaccttCGTTCGATTCACCGATTCACCCATTCCATCAATATATACCCACGAAATCGTGGTTTTGTTGAGGATTTCACCTTCGTTCGTGCATGTAACCCTACCCCTAACCTTCGATCGATTCACTCATTCCATCAAAATCGACCCATGAAACCGTGGTTTCCTTCTTCCTCAATCACGGCATTTGACCTTCGTTTGTGTgtgtaaccctaaccctaacccattTCCCACTTCAAACCCCAGTCCCTTCGATGCTAACCctaacttgtccaaaatcgccagtgtaaccctaaccctaacatcAACCACTGTGTAGATCATGTTAGTTATCCTACAGTTTGGTCACGTTGATTTGGTTTTACTTTCAAGCATAGTTTTTGTATGTAgagtatttttgttcttttaaatatcaattataCTTGATAATTTTTGATGGATTGTTTTATTCCAGCATAGACTTGAATTACATTTGTAGTGATGCTGATGGCTTTTGTTCTCGATAACATAACAAATATATGCTTCTGAAAGGCTGAATAACACTGATGTGGACGTTTGTAATTAACTCTGGATTTACATTTTTCTAGCCACCAAATAGAATACCTCTGTTTCGAAAACTGCCTTCTGCTACAGGTAATGTTAtagtttcttaattaatttttacatcaaCTGTTTACAATGTAAATGTTAGAATGTTACTTTTACATCAATCTTTACAATGTTACAAGTAATGTTAtagttttttagtttatttgttgAATTCTGAATTAGATTTTTTTGCTTACAATGTTACAAGTAAAGTTACAATTCTTCATGTCGACTCTTTAGGACCTGTCTTAGTTTAGCATTAAGTCAGTTTAATGAATTAcaacttgtttttgtttttccctagTTTAGCATATGAATCAGAACATGTCTACATTTGTATTTCAAAAGACACAAGTAATGTTACATCAATCTTTATAATGTGTCATTCTTTCTAATGTAGACAGTTTAATTAAACCTTTTTGGTCTAATTAGAACCTGTTTTTGTTTGGGCATCATTTAAGTTTCCCGAATTACAGCAACTGGTTTAGCATATAAATCACAAGTAATTGTTGTTTGGTTTTCAAAAAACACAAGTAATgttacatttaatttttataatttgccATTCTGATGTTTCAGTTTTTCAGCTTCTTATTCTTTCAGTTTCTCAGTTTTTCAGTTTCTTAGTTTTCCAGTTTCTCAGTTTTTCAGTTTAATTAAACCTTGTTGGTCTAAGAGGAACCTGTTTTTGCTTTAGCTTCagcttgtttttgtttttccctagTTTAGCATATGAATCAGAACATGTCTACATTTGTATTTCAAAAGACACAAGTAATGTTACATCAATCTTTATAATGTGTCATTCTTTCTAATGTAGACAGTTTAATTAAACCTTTTTGGTCTAATTAGAACCTGTTTTTGTTTGGACATCACAAGTAATATGaatactcacttttttttcccctatacttatcaaaacaattgGTCTTTCCTGCTTACTTGCACATTCTGAGATGGCCTTCGTCCAGAtgtcatcatcaccatcattaTCATCAGCAATGACTTCTTCATCCTTTGCTAAACCTGCTGTTGATCGACCATTCTGCTACTGTGAGGTTCCAGCCACATTGAGATACTCACATACTGGCagaaatccaggacgacccttcttaggttGTTCGAAGTATAACACAGAGGTAACTAAATAATTTGTACTGTGATaacagatattttttataatgaataattttatttacatctaacattttctatatgtaaataatcATCAGGGATTACCTTATtgcaaatttttcaaatgggCAGATGGTAATCATGAATATGAACTGCAGCTTCAAGAATGTTTAAATGAATTGTTAAGGAGCCAAAGAGAGCTCAAGAAGAAACTTGATGACATGAAGAAGACATTGATTCAGCTTTGTAAGAGAGTAGAGGAAACCGAGAAGAGAGAGTTGGGGCTTCAAAagcaaaaagttgaaaattgtcGTTCGCGTAGATTACTCGGTCTTTATTGGGCCTTCGTAGTTATTGTGTCATGTTATGTAGTACTATGTAGGTGACTTTGAAACTTGGTATATGTTGTGAAGTTTGTAGGCTTATGTTAGAGTGTAATGTAGTTGGTAGTTGGTGCTTACTTAGAGTTCACCAATGAATTTTGGTATGTTTGTACTTTGCTTAAATACCTGATCCAGCATTTAACTTGTACCCTTGTAATCAAATTATTTTGAGCTAGATGGAATATATctgttttagttttgttttttcagcACTTGTATTGACATggtttttgtattatttatcCTGAGAAAACAGAAAGacagaaagaaatggaagaacGTTATTCCCCTTTGGTTTCCTATTTTGGTTTTGTACCCTTTATTCCCCTTTTATACAGCACGTTATCATGAAAGAAATGGACCAAATTGCAGCAACTATGTTCTATATTGTTCAGCACCAGAAAACAGGAACCATGTCAATCGGATCAATATGTAGCTTTCCTCATCTACCTGAGTACGTTATTGGTGAGTGGCAGAAAACAGAGACCATGTCAATCGGCTGAGTACATATACTACCACTCATCTAGCCATTTTCTGTTTTCTGCTCTAACCACAaaacacaaacaatttcatctTCTGCTCTAACCAGAaaattgcatcaaaattatttaaccATGTCAATCGGCTGAGTACATATACTGCCACTCATCTAGCCATTTGCTGTTTTCTGCTCTAACCACAaaacacaaacaatttcatctTCTGCTCTAACCAGAaaattgcatcaaaattatttaaccATGTCAATCGGCTGAGTACATATACTGCCACTCATCTAGCCATTTTCTGTTTTCTGCTCTAACCACAaaacacaaacaatttcatctTCTGCTTTAACCAGAAAATTGTATCAAAATTATGTAAATGATACCTCATTACATACAACCTTATGAACATATAAATTCCAACGTTGATCAACATCCAGAAAACAAAATCCATGACATAAGCCAAGTAGATTGATCAACATCCACCTATACATTCCAACGTTGCAAGCAGAAAACATAAACCAATTGATGACATTAAATGATACCAGATCAACATCCACTTATAAATTCCAACATCTAATGACAATAATTACATAACTATAATCATCTGCACCTATCATAAACAGAATTAAGTCAAGTATGATTATCATCAGACCATAACTAACCCAATTATACAAAAGTTACAACTCATCCCTATCTATCCTGCCTTCCATTTCTACCTTCCGCACATAGGCCAAGACTTCACCTATTTGGAACCAAATCACCTCCTCATTAGTGAGAGTCAATTCGTTGCTAGCATCCTCGAAAATATCATTTGTTTCCTGCGGGAAAGAGATCATTTAGTCCAAACAGGCAAATAACTTAGTAGAACAGGAAATATCTATCCagcttcatataaatataaattttcactGTCAAATTGCATTCGGCATAGTaaaatacatttcatgctttaatGAGCTTTAAAGTAGACAGAAATAGTACCCACGGCTAAATTaagggccaaaaaaaaaaaaaaaaatcaaagattaaGAATACATGATATCCAACAACTTCATGACATTAACTTAAACAATTCCCATATCATGAAATACATGCAATACAAAAAAAGTCTCGCTTAACTTATAATGATACCATCTAATTGTGCCGATTATGATCCATCCCTATTAGGCTGCGTTGGTTGTGATCCCTCCAACCCAATATTTTGCACCGGTTGTGATCCCTCCAacccaaattgcatctgtaacaaataatattcaaatattaaattaatatcattactcaaatcttagaaataaacataaacatacaCTTTCTTGACTTGCAACCACTGTTTCTTGGACCACGCGTATGTCTGGAACAACCTgttgatatatatttgttagAAAACATTTCAATATTGTAACTCAAATATTAACCCTTCATATACCTGCACGTCATGGACATGTGTCATATCATCATCTGAATTACCAAACAAATTTCTGCAAGTACCCACGGCTGGTGTATCTCCTCCATCACGCTATTAATCACATAAGAAATAACAATATACATTAGTCAGTCATATTtgtagttataaaatataaataaaatgtcatTAAATATCTGCACCTCTTTACGTTTCCCATTTCCTTTCACTTTTTTTGCCTTCGCTTTAGCTTCCTTCGCTTTAGCTTTCCTCATGTCtatctccatcctggatgctctcctcaAAGATGAGGGTCTGCCTTTCCCTCGCACAACACGTGGACTGAGTACTTGCTTAGAACTACCAAATGTAGTTGTGTCCTGTGTCGCACAACCAACATTAGAACCCGTTTGAGTCATCGATGGGGGTTCTTGGTTGGCACGATACAACTCAATCATAGAATATAACTTAGTAGTTGCATCCTTAGTATGCTCTTTCGATCCCGCTGCATGAGTGATCATCTGATAACATATATTCAAcagacttgaatatctattagaATCTACTCGCTGATTCTCTCCATCATAGCTACTCTGGATTAACGTGTATCGTCTCTTgatgtccttcctccatcggTCTAAAATGTACTTAGCTGGCACAGATTTAATTCCATTACACTTGAGTACTGCCAATATGTGCCGACACAATATTCCCCTTATCTCAAATAAACCACAAGAACACTTTGCAGACCCATCTTCCTCACTAATTTCCACAAAATATTTAACCAGCTTAGTGAACTCTTCCAAACGAACTTCATCCTCTAGTAGATAGGTCTTTATTGGACCATCACGTTTAAGTAACTCTGGATCCATATCGAGTATGCCGGTAACTTGATGCTGCACTTCCTTGAATTTAGCATTTGTATACAAATCTTGAAACCTCTTCTCAATCGGCGATCTAGATATGTAGGGAATTGTGACATTAAATGTGTGGAAATCTGCggcattttcattctcaatttttttttcaacgcaTTGTCAAACTGGTCCacaaactctttcaagtttgtcttagcatgaacataaccgtcaaaaaatgcattcatgctcttGCTCCGTTGCGTTGTACTCATTCTAGCCCAGAAAACATCTTTCAAGAATGCTGGCACCCAATGTACACGCTCATCGTATAAACTCTGCAACCACGTATTCTCATGCAAGTTGTAAGTTGATATGAACTGACCCTAAtctttctcaaactcttcaattGTTTGGGTGTCATAAACACATTTCATCAGGTCATTTTTCATCCC includes these proteins:
- the LOC109021215 gene encoding uncharacterized protein LOC109021215 produces the protein MAFVQMSSSPSLSSAMTSSSFAKPAVDRPFCYCEVPATLRYSHTGRNPGRPFLGCSKYNTEGLPYCKFFKWADGNHEYELQLQECLNELLRSQRELKKKLDDMKKTLIQLCKRVEETEKRELGLQKQKVENCRSRRLLGLYWAFVVIVSCYVVLCR